The following coding sequences lie in one Colias croceus chromosome 1, ilColCroc2.1 genomic window:
- the LOC123701624 gene encoding uncharacterized protein LOC123701624 has product MPSDCRDCLGIRFRINALHQTWKWLHQTIALHEYLISLSSADTDACLTTQC; this is encoded by the coding sequence ATGCCAAGTGACTGTCGTGACTGTTTGGGGATTCGATTTCGAATTAACGCCCTGCATCAAACTTGGAAGTGGCTGCATCAAACAATCGCCCTTCACGAATATCTGATCTCCCTCTCATCAGCTGATACTGACGCTTGCCTCACAACTCAGTGCTAG
- the LOC123701528 gene encoding cytochrome b-c1 complex subunit 7-like, which translates to MALRTTKVLYNNSLRKWCYNLAGFNKYGLLRDDLLYENADVQEALRRLPEHVVDERNFRMVRAIQLSLQKTILPKEEWTKFEEDKLYLTPIVDQVKKERLEREKWEKEY; encoded by the exons ATGGCTCTCAGAACAACCAAAGTTCTTTACAACA ATAGCCTGAGGAAATGGTGTTACAACCTTGCAGGATTTAACAAATATG GTTTACTTCGTGACGATTTGCTATATGAAAATGCTGATGTACAGGAAGCTCTCCGTCGTCTACCTGAACATGTAGTTGATGAACGTAACTTCCGTATGGTTAGAGCTATCCAACTGTCTCTCCAGAAAACCATCTTACCCAAAGAAGAGTGGACTAAATTCGAAGAGGATAAACTGTACCTGACACCTATCGTTGACCAAGTGAAGAAAGAAAGGCTTGAGCGTGAAAAGTGGGAAAAGGAATATTAA
- the LOC123701389 gene encoding lipoyltransferase 1, mitochondrial isoform X1 yields MALSMMRKIAISNMCVVVGLTRRASARSLATNTTIKAKKTQPELPSEGEITKSVFMSQSTDIYTNLAMEDWMYRNMDFSNHHIMMVWRNEPCVVIGRHQNPWLEANVPFLGEKEISLARRNSGGGTVYHDRGNLNITFFTHRDRYDRKYNLEVIKRALYRGFGIKSLINERQDILVRDKYKISGTAAKLGRLSAYHHCTLLVNANKADLSKALAKREHGIQTNATPSTPSPVANLADIDNRVTVESLQTAIGYEFLRTPALHIEDAGERHISKQRGFQFINPTDDWFPGLAELRNELTTWDWCYGRTPEFTVSRSFPVPAELLAPSKVYSATQELVISMTVEKGLINDVTLNIPPGLVESGFHGEASVITHLKGKRFTSEALTALEDAMLTRHVTSDVRKLDEKEQFVAKCFDQVVNTV; encoded by the exons ATGGCACTGTCAATGATGAGAAAAATTGCCATCAGTAACATGTGTGTTGTTGTTGGACTAACAAGAAGAGCAAGTGCAAGAAGCCTAGCAACAAACACAACTATAAAAGCAAAGAAAACACAACCGGAATTACCATCTGAGGGGGAGATCACAAAATCTGTGTTCATGTCGCAATCAACTGATATCTACACAAATCTTGCTATGGAAGATTGGATGTACCGTAACATGGATTTCTCTAACCATCACATTATGATGGTATGGCGTAATGAGCCATGTGTGGTAATTGGAAGGCATCAGAACCCTTGGCTTGAGGCCAATGTGCCCTTTTTGGGTGAGAAAGAAATTTCCTTGGCTCGCCGCAACAGCGGTGGTGGCACTGTATATCATGACCGTGGAAACCTCAACATCACATTCTTTACTCATCGGGACAGATATGATAGGAAATACAACTTGGAAGTTATAAAGAGGGCCCTGTACAGAGGCTTTGGAATTAAATCTCTCATCAATGAACGTCAAGATATTCTTGTTAgagataaatataaa atatctgGAACTGCTGCTAAGCTTGGTCGTTTATCTGCATATCACCACTGCACACTTCTAGTCAACGCCAACAAGGCTGATCTCAGCAAGGCACTTGCTAAACGAGAG catgGCATACAGACAAACGCGACGCCGTCCACGCCCTCCCCCGTGGCGAACCTGGCCGATATCGACAACAGGGTCACTGTTGAGAGCCTCCAAACGGCCATTGGCTACGAGTTCTTGAGGACCCCGGCCCTGCACATTGAAGATGCGGGCGAACGGCACATATCGAAACAGAGGGGCTTCCAGTTCATCAACCCTACGGATGATTGGTTCCCGG GTCTGGCTGAATTGAGGAACGAGCTGACCACCTGGGACTGGTGTTACGGCCGAACTCCGGAGTTCACCGTGAGTCGGTCGTTCCCCGTCCCAGCTGAACTCCTCGCGCCCTCCAAGGTCTATTCGGCTACTCAAGAGCTGGTCATCAGTATGACGGTAGAAAAGGGACTGATTAATGACGTCACGCTCAATATTCCCCCCGGTCTGGTTGAATCCGGGTTCCACGGTGAAGCGTCAGTCATTACCCATCTAAAGGGAAAACGGTTCACGTCAGAAGCTCTAACCGCACTCGAAGACGCGATGCTCACACGTCACGTGACCAGTGACGTCAGAAAACTAGACGAAAAAGAACAATTCGTCGCGAAATGCTTCGATCAAGTGGTCAACACTGTTTAA
- the LOC123701389 gene encoding lipoyltransferase 1, mitochondrial isoform X2, which translates to MALSMMRKIAISNMCVVVGLTRRASARSLATNTTIKAKKTQPELPSEGEITKSVFMSQSTDIYTNLAMEDWMYRNMDFSNHHIMMVWRNEPCVVIGRHQNPWLEANVPFLGEKEISLARRNSGGGTVYHDRGNLNITFFTHRDRYDRKYNLEVIKRALYRGFGIKSLINERQDILVRDKYKISGTAAKLGRLSAYHHCTLLVNANKADLSKALAKRETNATPSTPSPVANLADIDNRVTVESLQTAIGYEFLRTPALHIEDAGERHISKQRGFQFINPTDDWFPGLAELRNELTTWDWCYGRTPEFTVSRSFPVPAELLAPSKVYSATQELVISMTVEKGLINDVTLNIPPGLVESGFHGEASVITHLKGKRFTSEALTALEDAMLTRHVTSDVRKLDEKEQFVAKCFDQVVNTV; encoded by the exons ATGGCACTGTCAATGATGAGAAAAATTGCCATCAGTAACATGTGTGTTGTTGTTGGACTAACAAGAAGAGCAAGTGCAAGAAGCCTAGCAACAAACACAACTATAAAAGCAAAGAAAACACAACCGGAATTACCATCTGAGGGGGAGATCACAAAATCTGTGTTCATGTCGCAATCAACTGATATCTACACAAATCTTGCTATGGAAGATTGGATGTACCGTAACATGGATTTCTCTAACCATCACATTATGATGGTATGGCGTAATGAGCCATGTGTGGTAATTGGAAGGCATCAGAACCCTTGGCTTGAGGCCAATGTGCCCTTTTTGGGTGAGAAAGAAATTTCCTTGGCTCGCCGCAACAGCGGTGGTGGCACTGTATATCATGACCGTGGAAACCTCAACATCACATTCTTTACTCATCGGGACAGATATGATAGGAAATACAACTTGGAAGTTATAAAGAGGGCCCTGTACAGAGGCTTTGGAATTAAATCTCTCATCAATGAACGTCAAGATATTCTTGTTAgagataaatataaa atatctgGAACTGCTGCTAAGCTTGGTCGTTTATCTGCATATCACCACTGCACACTTCTAGTCAACGCCAACAAGGCTGATCTCAGCAAGGCACTTGCTAAACGAGAG ACAAACGCGACGCCGTCCACGCCCTCCCCCGTGGCGAACCTGGCCGATATCGACAACAGGGTCACTGTTGAGAGCCTCCAAACGGCCATTGGCTACGAGTTCTTGAGGACCCCGGCCCTGCACATTGAAGATGCGGGCGAACGGCACATATCGAAACAGAGGGGCTTCCAGTTCATCAACCCTACGGATGATTGGTTCCCGG GTCTGGCTGAATTGAGGAACGAGCTGACCACCTGGGACTGGTGTTACGGCCGAACTCCGGAGTTCACCGTGAGTCGGTCGTTCCCCGTCCCAGCTGAACTCCTCGCGCCCTCCAAGGTCTATTCGGCTACTCAAGAGCTGGTCATCAGTATGACGGTAGAAAAGGGACTGATTAATGACGTCACGCTCAATATTCCCCCCGGTCTGGTTGAATCCGGGTTCCACGGTGAAGCGTCAGTCATTACCCATCTAAAGGGAAAACGGTTCACGTCAGAAGCTCTAACCGCACTCGAAGACGCGATGCTCACACGTCACGTGACCAGTGACGTCAGAAAACTAGACGAAAAAGAACAATTCGTCGCGAAATGCTTCGATCAAGTGGTCAACACTGTTTAA